Within the Marixanthomonas sp. SCSIO 43207 genome, the region AGCTTCATTAGATAAAGATTTTAAAGGTGCTACCGTAGCAAAAGCATATAAAAACGCAAAAAACCAGTACAAACTAGTAATAAGTACTGCAGACGGTCAAAAGAAAACCGTATATGCAAATAGTGAAGGACAATGGTTAGAAACTAAAAAGAAGATGAAGTAAGTTTATTGAATTAGTAGATTCAATATTTGGGGGAAAGGATGTCTATTTTAGGCATCCTTTTTTTATGATAACTTTAAAAGTTTGCTCCTCTCATACACCTTATTTTTGTGTAGAGATATTCTAAGCATGACACACAAAATTCTTATCGTTGAAGATGATATAGCCTTCGGAAAAATGCTTGCCACTTTTCTTGAGCGCAGAAATTTTTCTGTAACTACTACCAGCAATAGTAATGAAGGTAAAGAAAAACTTGAAGAAGAAGATTTTGACTTATTAATTACAGATTTAAAACTTCCGGATGATAGCGGAATGACGCTTCTAGAACATGTAAAAAATGCATATCCCAAAACTCGAGTAATTTTAATGACAAGCTACGCCGAAGTTAATACAGCTGTAGAAGCCATTAAAAAAGGCGCGTTAGATTATATTTCAAAGCCATTTCGTCCAGAAGAGTTATTAATGATTATTGAACAAGCTGCTGAAACTTCAGAAAACGCAGCATCTTCTGAAGAAACATCACCATCAAGTTCTCAAAAAAATACTATTTCAGAAAAGAAAGAAGAAAAACCCATTTCTGTTTCAGAAACCAATTTTGTAACAGGAATTAGCGAAGCTTCAAAAAAATTTAATCAATACTTGAAGTTGGTAGGTCCTACAGATATGTGTGTGCTTATACAAGGAGAAAGCGGCACCGGTAAAGAAGTTGCAGCAAATACTATTCATAACGTTAGCAACCGAAGTAAAAAACCTTTTGTAGCTGTAGATTGTGGTGCCATACCCAAAGAGATTGCTTCTAGCGAGTTTTTTGGGCACGTAAAAGGAAGCTTTACCGGAGCTGTAAATGATAAAAAAGGTCACTTTGAAGCGGCACACACAGGAACATTATTTCTAGATGAGGTAGGTAACTTATCTTATGAAAATCAAGTTCAATTATTAAGAGCGCTTCAAGAACGAAAAATAAAACCGGTAGGCAGTAATAAAGAAATTTACGTTGATGTACGTATTATTTCGGCAACCAATGAAGATTTAACCAAAGCTGTAGAAGAAGGACGCTTTAGAGAAGATTTGTATCATCGATTAAATGAATTTTCTATTCATATTCCTTCGTTGAGTGAGCGCAGTGAAGATTTATTTTTATTTACCGAATTTTTCCTTGAACAGGCCAATACCTCATTAAACAAAAATGTAATGGGGCTTTCCAAAGAAGTAGAAACAGCTTTTAAACAATACAGCTGGCCAGGAAATCTACGTGAATTGAAAAACATCATTAAGCGATCTGTTTTATTAACACAGGGTGAAACCATTCCATTAGATGTAATCCCTCGAGAAGTAATAACCGCTTCAGAAAGTAAAAAAACCACTGTTGACTTTTCAAAAGAAAGTAACGAAAAACAACTTATTTTAAACGCCTTAAAAGAAACCGGAAATAATAAATCGAGAGCTGCCAAACTCTTAAATATTACACGAAAAACACTTTACAATAAAATTGAATTGTACAATATTGAACTTTAATTATCTTGCTGAAGTGCTGTTATTAAGGCAGTAATTTCAGTATTTAATTGAGCATATATTGCTTGAATTTGACTGCTGTTTAATTCGGTTATATTTTCAAGTTCTTCAAGTAAAGGAATAACTCTTTTAGCTTCAATTTGTCTACACATAGTAAGCATTTTATGTGCAGTTTGATTAATGCCTTCAAGATTTTCTCTGTCAATACACGATTTTAATTCGTGCATGTCTTTTTCAGTTTCGGCATAAAAAACATTCAAAATTTCTTGAAGTGCAGCGTCTGTTTCCAAAAATGATTTCAGTAGTGAAAGATTATAAAATTCACTTTCATTATCTGAATTTTTTAAATCTGTAGGTGCAACATTTGAAAAATTTTCAGGAAATAACTGTTCTAAAACGTGTAACAAATCATTTTTGGTAAAAGGTTTTTGCAACACTTCGGTAAAACCTTTATTGATGTAGGTTTTTTTGGTGTGTTCGCGGCTCCCGGTCATCGCGATAATAGGTTGATTGGTATAAGTTTTTATTTCATTATTTTGAAACGACTGCAGAACCTCAAAACCACTTGTTTTTGGCATTTGAATATCGGTTAATACAAAATCAAAATCAAGATTCTGTTTGTTTTTAAAAGCTGTAAATTCTTCAAAAGTGTGCGCATTAATATTCATCTGCTCAAATATTTCTGAAAGCATGGCTCGCATAGCAGGATCATCATCAAAAATTATAACTTCCAATTCTTTAGAAATTACTTTTGAAGCGGCTTGGGTAGTGCGCAATGTTCTATCAGATTTTTTTAACGGAATTTGTAAAGTAAATGTACTTCCTTCATTGAGATTGCTTTTTACGGTTAAATCACCTTCTAGCAGATTGGCCAATTTTTTTGAAATAGCAAGGCCAAGACCGTAACCGCCAAATTTTTTGGACGTATCACTTTCAGCTTGTGTAAATTCCTTAAAAATGAGTTGTTGTTTTTCTTCTGAAATTCCTATTCCGGTATCAATTACCTCGAGAGTGAGATCTATGCTATTTTCACCTTCTTTCCTTTGGGTAGCTTTCAATTCAATAGATCCTTTTTCGGTAAACTTAAAAGCGTTTCCTAATAGGTTGTTTAAAATTTGTTGAATACGAAGCGGGTCACTTTCAAAAACCGAATTTTGTAAAGCCGGATCTATGGTAAGTAAAAGGTTTACAGGTTTTTCAGAATACATATCTTCATATGTTTTTGCCGTTTGATGCAACAAGTTTTGTAATGAAAAAGGAAGAGATTCTATTTGTAATTTACCGGCTTCAAGCTTTGAAAAGTCTAACAAGTCGTTTACCAATTTTGAAACATATTCAGATCCAGAATGTATTTGACGCACGTAATGGTTTTGTTTTTCGGTAAGTGAGGTGTTTTCCATAAGCCCGGTATACCCCACAATGGTGTTTAAAGGTGTTTTAAGATCATGGCTTACGGTTGCAATTAATTGCTCACGGCTTTTGAGAAGGTCTTCGGCATATTGTTTTGCATTTTCAAGAGATTTTTTAAAACGTTCTGCTCTAAAAAAGTCACTTAAAATGAAATATGTAAACAATAAAATAATAACAAATCCTACAACTGCTGCGCCTTGTAAAATGGTAACCGTACGTTTAACAGTTGCTTCTTTATTGGCTTTTTCAAGATTGTTTGAGCGTATGTTTTCTGCTTCAAAATCTGTGATTATACGTCTCAATTGAGA harbors:
- a CDS encoding ATP-binding protein, encoding MAKTKNRFTFKIILSYLVLGALAVVVGYFIYSEYKNYLSNPVKKTEEKKVFATGSLINLVYEADSFSRLALLTQKEEDYKNYITLSDSLFEKIESIKNLTTDENQKAQLDSVRELLTDKKKNIEQLRILKLTNSRDNSLDDILAEFKKLDNSMGKLTLDNFVENPSALTPKERSFWNSYIEIINQTNDVDTTKVQARMVDSMLAQSRYLVAEAKREDSRSRLALQKKENELIRNDLTLSSQLRRIITDFEAENIRSNNLEKANKEATVKRTVTILQGAAVVGFVIILLFTYFILSDFFRAERFKKSLENAKQYAEDLLKSREQLIATVSHDLKTPLNTIVGYTGLMENTSLTEKQNHYVRQIHSGSEYVSKLVNDLLDFSKLEAGKLQIESLPFSLQNLLHQTAKTYEDMYSEKPVNLLLTIDPALQNSVFESDPLRIQQILNNLLGNAFKFTEKGSIELKATQRKEGENSIDLTLEVIDTGIGISEEKQQLIFKEFTQAESDTSKKFGGYGLGLAISKKLANLLEGDLTVKSNLNEGSTFTLQIPLKKSDRTLRTTQAASKVISKELEVIIFDDDPAMRAMLSEIFEQMNINAHTFEEFTAFKNKQNLDFDFVLTDIQMPKTSGFEVLQSFQNNEIKTYTNQPIIAMTGSREHTKKTYINKGFTEVLQKPFTKNDLLHVLEQLFPENFSNVAPTDLKNSDNESEFYNLSLLKSFLETDAALQEILNVFYAETEKDMHELKSCIDRENLEGINQTAHKMLTMCRQIEAKRVIPLLEELENITELNSSQIQAIYAQLNTEITALITALQQDN
- a CDS encoding sigma-54 dependent transcriptional regulator, with amino-acid sequence MTHKILIVEDDIAFGKMLATFLERRNFSVTTTSNSNEGKEKLEEEDFDLLITDLKLPDDSGMTLLEHVKNAYPKTRVILMTSYAEVNTAVEAIKKGALDYISKPFRPEELLMIIEQAAETSENAASSEETSPSSSQKNTISEKKEEKPISVSETNFVTGISEASKKFNQYLKLVGPTDMCVLIQGESGTGKEVAANTIHNVSNRSKKPFVAVDCGAIPKEIASSEFFGHVKGSFTGAVNDKKGHFEAAHTGTLFLDEVGNLSYENQVQLLRALQERKIKPVGSNKEIYVDVRIISATNEDLTKAVEEGRFREDLYHRLNEFSIHIPSLSERSEDLFLFTEFFLEQANTSLNKNVMGLSKEVETAFKQYSWPGNLRELKNIIKRSVLLTQGETIPLDVIPREVITASESKKTTVDFSKESNEKQLILNALKETGNNKSRAAKLLNITRKTLYNKIELYNIEL